A window of the Cuculus canorus isolate bCucCan1 chromosome 3, bCucCan1.pri, whole genome shotgun sequence genome harbors these coding sequences:
- the ID2 gene encoding DNA-binding protein inhibitor ID-2: protein MKAFSPVRSARKSGLSEHPMGISRSKTPVDDPMSLLYNMNDCYSKLKELVPSIPQNKKVSKMEILQHVIDYILDLQIALDSHPTIVSLHHQRPGQSPAARTPLTTLNTDISILSLQAAEFPSELLSGDPKALCG, encoded by the exons ATGAAGGCGTTCAGCCCGGTGCGGTCCGCGAGGAAGAGCGGCCTCTCGGAGCACCCCATGGGCATCTCCCGCAGCAAGACGCCCGTGGACGACCCCATGAGCCTGCTGTACAACATGAACGACTGCTATTCCaagctgaaggagctggtgcCCAGCATCCCGCAGAATAAGAAAGTGAGCAAGATGGAAATCCTGCAGCACGTCATCGACTACATCCTGGACCTGCAGATCGCGCTGGACTCGCACCCCACCATCGTCAGCCTCCACCACCAGCGGCCCGGGCAGAGCCCGGCCGCCAGGACCCCGCTCACCACGCTCAACACGGACATTAGCATCCTCTCGCTACAG GCGGCCGAATTCCCCTCGGAGCTGCTGTCGGGGGACCCCAAGGCGCTCTGTGGCTGA